The DNA window TGTCAATAATATCAATCTATAAATAGGTACGGGAGCATACGAGGTCTGTGACAGGTTGAACAATCAGGATATTGGACTGGTGGTCTCCCCTGTGTTGGCTTGCTGTCTGATACTTACCCTTAGGTCTGTACAATCAATCCGCCCTCGCCTCGTTTTCAGAATTACGTAATGTGCTTGTGTTATCATCATCGAAATATGATGTATTTCTAACTGTAACTTCTTACCGATGCCACTTATTATTCAATATAAAggttgatatttatttatttcatgcaTTGTAATTTGATTGTTGCTagacatttatttgatttaaccAGCTAGCACGTGTTCGAGTGTGCATCCTATGAACTCGTAGATCTCAAGAGCAATTATATAACACTCTAACACAAAATTATTCTCCCTGGTCTCAGTCTGAAGTAGCAGGGTtgcatgttgttgttttttggtcTGATTACAGAAATGATCAATTTTCCGAGTTCCTACAGAGGCTGCGATCGTTTATCTGTTACTCAGACGGTAGGATTCTCCGGGCCTGGTACTACACATTCTGTATGGAAAGGATACTCAACGGAGGTAGTGTTACACGTCGCGTGAAATATAGTTTATCAAAACAACACCATCGCCATTGCATTGCACTGATGTTTTTATGCAGCCTAATATCAAGTTCGTCGTATCTTGACAAATAAAACCACGCAACTGTCCTGTAGTCATTGTCTATTAAAATACTGGtttctttaaaaacatgtttacaaTATTTTCAATCATTGACATATTTATGAGAGACTGCATTAGAAAAAAACGTAATTAGAAACGCTTGCATGCGTACgtaaaacttattttttcaGTACGAAATTATAATTTGTATAAATTGCaagaaaagttttatttatagtttgcacttgtttaattttttaattaaaaaaaagattttaaagtgAAAAGCAGAGAACTCTAAAAGATGTGAAGTTgaactcttattttttttttcaaagagtaTGAACGTTTCCAGATAACGTTCatgtaaatttcatttatttgattatttttattatcaccGTTCTAACGACAATAATTGGATTAATAAAGAAGTATTGGGAGtcgaaaattacaaaaaatgacTGTAATTAGGTGCTTATCTCGATACAATGAAATTATCATTCATTAAGTAAACATGGAAAGGATGCCGTGCATCAAAACTGCCCCAAGTTACATATATGCTTGAAAATTATGAGCTTGTTTTAGTGTGTTCAAGTAAGaggtttttaaagataaacattCACGAAGAAAGACCACAGAATAAGCTTTCAGGAATGATAAACTCATGCACAGTTTTGAAATTTGTTGTGAGAAGTACTAAGGATGACAAAAGAAGGAAAAGAAATTAAAGCACTGGTGTATGGTTAAGGTTTAAAAGGGCCTGGTCATGatttaaacttttctttttctgtttccAAGTAATGACAGTCCCAATTAAACAGATTCTGTGTTTATCACATTTCGTGCTGGTTAGATTAGTATTCTTCTATAAAGCAATATACCGGTTTATGTAAGAAAGAGGCTGCATTAAAAAGaattggatttaaaaaaattcaattcaaattgGGATAATATCTCTTTAATCCCTGTGGgttaaaaacataatttgttCACAGTGTTTGTCTCTTATTGGCCAACCTTTggtgttttacatttttaaaacgaaaaaaaaactagGGTAATTTTACTTTAAGTATTCTCAGGACAAATAACGTTCTTCCGTAAGCAATCTCAGCAGTCTTAATGCGATTAAGTattctgaatttcctctgttctctTCTCCTTAAATTAGATTACCCACTACAGTCCGTACAGTGTTGTCTGGACTTCGTCACTAATTACCTCCGATCGCTTGATGCCGTCACTAATGAATATGTCCCCCGTCTCTTTCTTGCCATGACAATCGCTGTCTGGTGAGTACTTGTACCATCTGTAAACTCATCGTATCAAGTAGTTTGAAGAacgtgttgattttttttttattgaaaactgtGTTCTGTATTAATCGTCAATTTCTTTACGCATTCTTGGTCAACCATTATGGATTTCAGTgcgtctctctctcttttttttattttgcgtAGGTTCTCACGGAAAGGCCGATGGTCATCCGCGCAAGTTTGGTTCGATTATTCGGAATTGTTTGAAACAAGAATTGTGTCCTTTCTCTCTCTTTACGCTTTGTCACGTAAAATTGAAGTCATGCTGCTTTCTCTGAATACGTGCAGAGTGACAAAATCCCATAGCGCATTGGATCAAATGAAGAGACAAATTACCAGGGTAAGACAGATTCCAGCACTGGGATACGAAATCATTATCTCACAGAATGAATCTTTGCCTTTTTGCCTTCCTTTTGCCATAACTGTTTCTCAGTGAACTCATAAATTCAGTACATTTTTCTTTTAGGATCTAAGGAGGCTTTATATCGGTTGCCACAAAATTACATCAATGTTACCACGATACTATCACCTTAAGGCATATTATTGTATGCTGAAGAAATCCAAATGTCTCGCAAAGTGGTATTTGAAGAAAGCTAGGAAGGTTGCTGAGAAACATGGCAACTTGTTTGAATTGGCTTGGGTGGAAAGACACCGTCGAGTGTGGATAGAGAAGGTGGATTTATCTGATCAATGGACGGATGTTAGTGAGACAACACAATGCTGCTGGACACCGAGGCCAAAGGGGCCTCACCTTTATACCTGGCCCATAGTACCCCGGACTGTCAACAGAGAGATGGAGTCAATGCAGCAACAACCCGATAATTCAATTACTTGATCACATACGTATTTAACATATGTGATGCAAAGCGTCCTGgtaattgtatacatgtattaagactgaatttagaaatatgttttaataaaacgTGATTTGTACAAgtgaaatgtttcaaatttttatttaaaattcacgaaagaaatggattattttacatgtacatgatcgGCTTTTTACGATTTTATTGGACGTAAAGGCAATGAGTATTTGCGGCACTAGTATTCACTAATAAGATGTTGTGTGGTTGAATTCATACTGGATATTAGTaacagtttatatttatttttttatatgaaacaataaacAACGTAGTAATATATAAATGatgtttaaatgatttatagGTTATGGCCAAATACTGAAGGTGtactttaaattcaattttacaaggcaatttaaataaatctcaccatctttgtaaaaaaaaaaacccgcttGGTTAAATGACCATGATGGCCGGTCCTGGAAACAAATTCTGGAAACAAAGGTGGAATGAGAAGGATGGATTATTTCCCCTGCAGAATGCACGCTCTCATGTAGATTAGTAGACATTCGCCCGTGTTATCGGAGACAATTTAATCTCTCGGTGAGACGGAGGAGGAAACGTCCAACTGTTGTTTCGAAAGAGCAACTGACAAATGACAGTTTCATTGTTTCATGTTTGTGGATGTGACAAAATCATGAATCGGGCTCAACGAAACGTTGAATGCACCCTGAGAAAATCCATTGTCCATCCGATgtgcaaatgaaaaaaacgtaCACGAGTATCAGTTTATGCTTGACGTTTCATATAATTCCATGCACGAATTAATTCATAATTTATCTTTCAGAAAGTCCCTATCTGAGAATAAGTGATAAGAGTTTCTGTAAAAACTGTTATCTTGTTAACTCTTGTCTAGAGTGACTCTATTTTAACCAGGTGACTAGATGATAAGGACTGTATGTAGGTAAGTTATATTTCCACGTGttgattaattaatatttaaaagaaacttgCTAATGAGTTATTCAACTTGTTCATCGACATCGACCCTTTTGAGTGTTAAACATAGGTTCACTATGCGATTGGAACGTGATTTTAGAAGACAGATGCTGTTCTACAGTCAGTTATGTTTACGTACTTATCAAATCTAATGTATTTGGATTGTGAGTCGTGTAAGTACATTGTAGGTACATTTTGTGTGTTAGTGACTGTGTATAAAGAACCAATACGGTGAATCTCAATAACTAGCTAGAGTTCACGTTCAAAAGCGTTTTATTcgaatatgaaatttgaaataattaaactttagcctcaattttaaatgttaattgaTTAACCTACACACGAATAAAACGCGATACATTTTTTTGGTCCATCTTAAAAACCATTAATCAAATGTCCGTGCACAGGCTTTGAAAGTTTTAAGTTGTTCTATTTACATTCCGATATTTCTTGTTACTTTTTAACACTCTACTGGAGCAACAAATTGATGAGTTAAGATGAGTAGCATCATtgtacactttttaaaaatagtattttttatgaaaatacaatTGTCTTGATTCTCAAGACAACTCCAATAGCAGCCTAACTTCAAAGAATTGTTCCCTTGAAAGTACTGGGTAACATGGAGACTTTAAAACTTTATATagcaatttatgaaaataattgaaaaagaaaatcagttgtatttgaaataatctttagttaaaagaaatgcTCAAGGAGTACACGTGTATTCATTctatatgagaaaaaaatgacaataacaaaccgccAACCatttaaaaatccataaaacaaatacaaattcaaagcagagcaacacgtatCTCCatatagatagaggtaggatcaggggCCTAGGAAGAGTGCTGACCGGCCGCACCCACCGTGCGCTCCCAGTCACAATTGGGCATGTCATAATCGAGATAAATGTCAAAATCGGGAAAATGTCATAAttggtagaaaaacaaaatgttaatgatTTGTTCTGTCTGTGATTGTCAGAATACAAATCTTGAGCCAACACGGACCCCCATTACATTACATATCTGTTGCACGACATACAGAAATGAAAATGACATACTATAATATAGATAATACTTGCTTCTATTGTCCGCATTGTTGGATTAAATATGACTTTTAAACCATTTATACGTATTTCCAATATAGTGACGCCATTAAATACCAAACAAATcctaataataatttaattaaatgcatataccATTAAAATACCAAGAAGTGTAAAATGTCTCATGCCTTCTCCGTGTCCtgttaattgatattttgatatacatgtatactgtaaaccaacttttattcccGCTGACattatttcgcgatttactgGCGATAAACTGATTTGCGACGACTAATTTTCACGAGTTAATTTGGTGTAGTAATTGCAACCATACGAAAAAGGCTTGTTTGCGGCGAGAAATGTTTGCGACGATCAGGCTCCTGCGAATTTCGCATATAAAAGTTGGGTTACTGTAGTTTTAACTGGAGTTACTAGTATCCAGTAAGACATGCCTCATTGACGTCATGGGTGTACGTTTATTACTCAACGACACTTGGAATTTTCATAAAGAACATACAGTTCGAGTAAATATACTAATGTACGCAAGTGGATGCAAATACATTTCCATTAGTGCAATTGCTTTTATAAAAAGATTTCAAAGATAATCTGCAAACAACAGGTTTCTGTGTTCACAGTATAATGAATTACAGTTGCtcaattgtttctttttcacaaaGAACGCTTTTTATTGCTTAAATAACATGGCATATTCATTATTCAACCCAGAGGAAACAATATGTAAAAGCAATTTAACCTACGTTGTTTTCCATTTAGATGCTATTCCCAAAGGGTTTAATGCTTAATGCATTGAGACACTAAGGAATTGAATTTCAATCGATGCTACTTGGCAAAGTAAATCGTGTTAACAAAGGgatcataaatattttagaaaaaacgGGTCTTCGAGAATCTACAATGCGCTGCATTTAATGTCCTTGCTTTGGCAAGGCTTAGGTTTCCGAAAGAATCGTAATTTAAAAGTCCTTTTCTGCAAATGTGGTTTAAGATTTTAACTAATCCTGCTAAACATGCAAAGGAAACGGTTTGTAGGAAAATTTGTATCTATTGTTGCCAATAGTATTCCTAAATTTTTGTAACACAAAGTCTAAGtgactatatatacatgtactactactagtatttttttcagcgttatgaaaatttatcagtttatatcattttcaaatttactCCAAGAATCTTTGAATGGAAATTTGTTCACGGAAACCTGTTGCTTTTGATTAACTTTTTCAAATCTAATATTTGAAATGTATTgtctataattaaaaaaaaagaaatcacgtATAAGGGAAATAGATCAATTAAATAGTTTTATCACTTTGAtaacaatacttttttttaatattgagcAATTATTACTACCTTTGGGCATTTATCGTAGATAAAGGTGTTGTTGCAATTCTCGGAATCATTAATGAAGACGATTCGTCGGATATTCTGCgctttaaatgatagaaaattgaattaattggGTTTTATTCAATGTCTGCCTAATTTTTTCCCATTTTACTCTTCTAACGCTGGGTTTATATGGCGTAAATTTTTCGAATCCACTTCATGCTAAATAAATTGGGTGGCTTTTGGATTTCACCCCTAAAGTAATTGActtgtttttatattatgtttttaatCTGAAGAGCTGTATTTTTATCCTCGAGCTTTGGCACTCCTATACTTTCGATAAACCAAATACACTATGATAATGCTGATATACACACCTATCGATTTGTCATATCTTAGAAATAACAAGAGGTCGAAGTGTTATAAATGTCagtatgcccccccccccctccgaaaaaaatccaattataaataaataattagagaatggttaaatatatctttgtttaaaattgtgcGTTGTTAACTCACTGCAAAGATAATTATTTTCTTATGAACATTATCGAGTGAAAAAGGTTACGTGCAATtggatgaaaaatgaatatattgaccatttatcAGAAATTGTTGTTCCCTTGACTATCCAAAATGATGTCAATTTAATGATACACAGGATTTTTACAACCATTCTTCAGATTATTAACAGAGTGACTGTGTGGTGTTGGTAGGAGGTCTTATATTCTCGGTGAATCTGAATATACAACGTGGACAGGGTGAAACTCTGGCTCTGTCATTCAGTCAATTGAATAGTCACTTAATGGTAAAAAGGACTAAATGGCATACCTATGTCGTTCAGTTATCTTTCCAGACGTTTTAATGCCATACCTTCATCTTGTGTAgcgaaaaaaaatttctaaagcAATTAAATCCTGCAAGACAATGCTAATAAAACGAAGTATAATAAACAATCTATCATACCCGTTAATTATCAATCGAAGAGAATCAACATGCTAGGTGCCCTAAAAAATAACGTTTCACGACTTGTTTGAGAATACATATGAAATTTATTGTGACTACAATTTTATGTATTAGAATCGTGCCCAGGAATATCAGCATCTTACGTGTCAGCAATAGGAGGACTGGGGAAGCCACGGATCTGTTTTACAGGCCTTTGTATTATTGACGTGAGTGGCTTGACTCGGGCTCCATCATCTAACGGCTGGCGGGTTCCTGGCTTTGTGTCATAGTGAATAATACTAGTGATGTGAGAAGTTCTATTGGATTAGAAACGCTAAGGAAAACCGAGGAATAAGTATTTTGCGTTAAGTAAGTTCACTGTTGTTTCCTGTAAGATtggatgaagaaaagaaattaaggccgatttttttgtttccttaagtttgtttaaaaaaggaatttcagtttcttgaaaaaaaataagaaaactttttaaaagtgtttgtttgaagaaaaaaatgcaaagtagatttttaaatatatctaaagTAGCAAAACGattaaatcaatcattttttttatcaattaaaaggaTAAATATAACTAAATTGCATGAATTTATAtccatatataaatattatgtttCAACCCTTTAACTGCTAtacaattttaccaaaaatataatatgtatGTTTTCTTTTGGTCTAATATTTTTTCCGCAAAAAGTATACCGCAAAAAATAGAGAATATGCAGCGTAGgctatttaaaaagataaatttgtATGGAAATTGGCATTTGTATATAGTTTTGATGACATTGCGGAATTCGATTTTCTAccaacctttattttcaatccTTTTACTCCAAATCGAGATCTTATCCAATACTTAAAGGAGATTTTTCTGGTGTTATTATTGCCATGGTTTTCTTCCAACTGGTTTCAGATCTTAATTAAAAGACAAAAGACAACAGATGCTCTTGGCCTAAGCGTGACTCGATACTAAACTGGAGATTTTCTTTTACTCTGTAAAAATGTGCTCTGTAATTTCGAGTGCGACTAAAAAATCCTTTGGCATTTACTTTTTCAGgactaaaattttcttctcttcaAATGATTTGTTTGAGAAGGAATTAAAACGCctgctttgaaaattgaaaaagaaatgtaaagtCATCGGAACATATGTCAACTAATGTGATTTTTCGGAGAGTTTATAGCATTTTCAATTACATAAATTGTAAATTGTGTGTCACATGTGAAACCaacataattttgtaaaaaacctttcttataaaattaggaaacttgattttgttgaaaataggtATCTCCGAATGTCCTAAATGGTAATGTTATAAAGGTTTCcagaacataaaaaaattaggagagaaactttaatatttacaactcatgtattttttttaattacagatATTATACTAAGGTACTCAggacattattttattattcagtCAAAGGTATTTACGTCAACCATAGACAATTGTTGACGAAGATCGGAGTAATTTGATTCATAACAGAATCTGATTTCAGTAGTTGAATATGCgcattgatttttatgaattcCCAACAAGTTGCAAAAGGTATGGCCGACTACTTGAATATCATACAtttaaagatatactgaaaGAATGAAACACAGGATACTGTCTTATCAATACTCGTTGAATAACAATTTTCGTTATTGTGTCGTTGAGCTGATTCACGATTTTAAATGTCCATTGAAGTGCTATTTTTCTCGTATTATATTAATAGGATCAATGACCATACATTTAAGTTTCCTGCAACTAATTTTTGCTAAATTCACAAATACTGATCCCCTCGAATGTTGATGAATAAATATCTTTGACAAGAAATATAATTACCTTatcaaaatgttataatttagcaaaaacatttaattatctaGGTCTTCTCCAACATGATGCATCTATTATTATAAGCTTTTGAATGTGattatgtttcaaaataaaatgctttcattAAGGGTGTTTTctattaaatcaaaatgaacactTTAATGTCCAACTGATGGCTTCTATTTTAGATGGAGAAATAACGtttcattcaaacaaagatgaaCATTAACTTTGGCCTCCGACATTTGCTTCTTTGGCAGACTTACCATTTCTGTAATTGGATTTCTGCTGTTCCATTAGAAAAGCCAACAATTCCTTCCAATTCACTTGAGAATTCTTCAGAGACCAAAGGTGATTTATTCACTGACAAACACATCGAGAAACCCGCTACCATAAACGGAAATTATTCCGCGGTAGTAACTATTACCACTCTCAAAACGTTCAGCTTACCCATTCAAGCAAATGATGCGAAGCAAACACCCAAGCTTTCTAATGAGCTATCAACAACTGAATGGCCCGCAAATCATTCAAACATTGACTTTAAGGATAATGGAAATAAAATCGCATTCTTGAAAAACCAACATGGAACTTCAAAAGAGCATAATTTGCGGTTGTCGAATAAATCACCCGAGGACAAATTCGTGGAGCGAATGGTTCGCGATAAAAGGTCAACGACGGAGGTTTATAATGAATTAGACCTGTTTCAGACCAATAAATCGGAAAATGCAACTTTGATTTTAACAGATAATTCAACAATGGAAaacaatacaatgatatatggAAATGAAACTAACCACAATTTGAGCTCCTCCATAGAAGCTACAAACATTGCAAATATCACGGAGCATACGAATTTTACAACACCAGAAATGACGTATTCACAGACAACAAATGCAAACACACAACCAGCTACCAAAGATGACGTCATTACAGTGTCAACGACATTATCTCCACAAACACAAGAGCAGACAACTCATGAGTATCGAGTGCTTCATCATTTTACGGGGTTTGCCCAAAACGTCCCAGTTCGTTCCCAATACCCTCATCACAACCACCACCACCTTAATCTTGGTACGTGCCTTCATTACAAGGGCTGGGTGGTCGTCGTCCGTCGTCATTTTCAGAGTGTATCAATCTCCTTTAGAATGGGAGTTATAGGAAAACTTTAATTCTGAAgcttaaatgttatttttctatattaaataaTAGTGTATGGCCAAAAAAATCACCATTTCCTAGAAATTTTGGGTAGATCTAATttgtaatttgttgaccatccagcctccctATCATATAGATATATTTGCTACATATACACATCACTTCAGCAAACTTTGTCGGTGCCTGGTGTTACCAATACTATGTTTTTTACGCGAGAAAAGATAAGCTattgaaccttttttttaatcaaactaTTGCACATGACAGAGCATCCAATTTGTCCGGATAATTCCTCCAACGGTTTTCaagataaaaacttttttattttgcagTTCGATTGTTCATATATTCAAGATGTGTATGTCACTTGTATTTTGGTTTTGTGAATTTAGGAGAAAAATCCAGCTACTGAACTTCATAGTATTGCACACAGGGTGGATCGTGGTCCGTATAACTTCTCttgcagttttcaagatatggAGTTATTTTCAGTTCATTTATATAGATATGCACAATGGAAATAATCatcataattaatattttttatattatgaaaaaatactaaACCTAAATTGTGACCATGTTTATTTCGATTTGGAATCGACCTAAGGTAGTGTACATAAATTCAGGCTCGcttacaaaagaaaacccggtttgctgtcttATTGCCAGCTTTCCTTTTTTAGTCACACAAATAGaattttactttatcaaaattaataatattggtaatttttaaaatttgaaaataaaaacgcTCTGTAAATATCAAACGTTTCCTCTaacaatcaatgcaaaaatatgtCAATAGGTCTTTGgtcaaattgagaaagaaaaTTATTCGGTCCACTCCTTTGAATGTATTTTACAATTAAGTCACTCTGTTCATTTCATATAATTACAACTCAACGAAATATTGATTTCAACGCTATTGCTATTAGTATAGTTGTAAGATTTCAGGCacaatgattttaatttcttgGCACCAAATTTCGCAATAAAATATCTAACTATATGGTATCTACTTGGAAGTTATGGTAGCACTATATATATGAAACAGTAAACCTTGGCTGATTTGGTTGAGTTTTACAACCAAAAGAGATATCATTACCAAACTGACACATAAACAGTCACCAGCTCTCCATCATTCCATTGAGAAATTATGTGATTGGTGATAAAATACAGAAAGCATAGCTGTTGACATCCGCAGCACATTTCATAATTGTGATCGATACTTGTTATGCTATTTTACACCACTCTAATGATAAGTGGCCGGTGTTTGTTGAGGGAAATTCCATCCCCAGTGCAGCAACACCGTCAGATCACGCCGGTGTGATGATGTATTAGTTTTGTTGGCTCGTAAGTGAGTGAAAGGTGGTAAAAAGTTGAATAAAGGTTTTGAAAGTATTACCAAAAAATTCTAAGGTTTGATACGTTAATGCTACAAAAGTCTTTATTATGCTATAAAACGTGttgttaaaatgcatttttgacTAAGTCATTAAGATAAAATTGGTCTTTTTTGTCGATACGAAATTGGGAAATGTTTCCCTGGCCTGTTATAAATGAGTTCCTGACATATGGATGACTCGACATGCAATTTGATTTGCTATCTGGCGACCGTGGGGAATACAAAACCAGTTCTATGATGGATAAGAAATCGGCGTTCTTTGGTCTCTTTCTGGAAATAAATGAGACGATTCCACTGCAAAGTTCAGTTAATTCCTCTGTTCTtgattcaaaaaaatataataaattactTTTTGGAAATGGCACATCTCTGCTATAACCAAGAGCTGTCTAATGTATGTTTCCAGACTCGCTTTGAACTGAAGAAATCGTGAGAAGGTTCTTTTTGTGGATATCCACACATACTAAAcgataaaaacaattaatttatcaattctTCAATTTTCAGTTCCTATGGAAGACAGTCCATTTGGAAATTTGTTATGGAAGGTAATACCAACTGTTTGCATTAATTTAAgagtataatttttcatttcaattgtatttttagaaaattaattgtGTTTGTAATAAATTACAGAAGACAGTATAACAAACTGGTTTAAATTAGATAGGCTGTCTTTTTAAGTAACAGTCTCGTATATGATTTCCTTTAATCacattaaggtggaataacacacccgGAAAAGGTCAATCAAATTAACagttaattatttgattaagaaagatataatgataaataaactgtacatatgtcaaataagcgaaaaatttgcagtttggggataaataATGAAcatctaaaaaattcaattcaataagtaacaacaaaagcccctgcgggatatacagatcacaagcccgacactttatccactcggctttGGAGTAAGTTACATGCTGCCATCgataaaaatttttaattaataaaacgaaatgtttcgatcagaggtaagtcattttgtgatgatgtgctATTCCACCTTAATAGTAAAACTAAAGACCAgattataactgattttaaattattgacGTCTCAGTACTAATCCATGTGGTTATGTGTGCAGGATAAAAAGTATCTGATCAGTATCTTGGTACCAATTAGCATTGGGATCGTTGGAGCTGGCTGTATTATAGGAATGGCTTACATGGCTCGTTTCTGCTATAGGAACGAGAGACAGATCCAGATAATGAAGGAAAGAGTCACACAGGTAAATGCACGTGTATTTCTGAAAGTAACTACTGTACATGTCAGGTGAATGTACTTTGAactagaaatgaaaaaaaaaatataaaggcaGACATCAATCAATGTAGAAATTAACCAAATTGGAAATACAAATGGTGGGAGGTATACACTTGTTACAGGGAAAGCACACATACATAACAACATAACAATGAGTGAAGAATATATATAGCCTAAGTAAAGATAATCATATTACTGTATCCAATCGACAAATGCAAGAAAAAGGAACATGAAAATTTGAACACTTGgcgaaaaaaaattctcaaatcgGGAAGGTTAAATTTCTACGGCACACAGCCTTAACAACAAATGGTTTGgtatatatagatataactGAAAAGTCTTCATTATAca is part of the Crassostrea angulata isolate pt1a10 chromosome 3, ASM2561291v2, whole genome shotgun sequence genome and encodes:
- the LOC128177355 gene encoding uncharacterized protein LOC128177355, whose amino-acid sequence is MNINFGLRHLLLWQTYHFCNWISAVPLEKPTIPSNSLENSSETKGDLFTDKHIEKPATINGNYSAVVTITTLKTFSLPIQANDAKQTPKLSNELSTTEWPANHSNIDFKDNGNKIAFLKNQHGTSKEHNLRLSNKSPEDKFVERMVRDKRSTTEVYNELDLFQTNKSENATLILTDNSTMENNTMIYGNETNHNLSSSIEATNIANITEHTNFTTPEMTYSQTTNANTQPATKDDVITVSTTLSPQTQEQTTHEYRVLHHFTGFAQNVPVRSQYPHHNHHHLNLVPMEDSPFGNLLWKDKKYLISILVPISIGIVGAGCIIGMAYMARFCYRNERQIQIMKERVTQPQETNTDNIVLLDDSDDEF